A genomic window from Pirellulales bacterium includes:
- a CDS encoding putative hydro-lyase: protein MTTTASLVAAHPRDVRAAARAGSLTGFTAGLARGYVQANVVILPARDANDFAEFCRLNGRPCPLLEQTAPGNFEPARSAPGADLRRDVPRYRVFRHGHAEEGEPTDVVSLWRDDFVGFLLGCSFTFETALQAAGLPVRHIQEQRNVPMYRTSIDCYPAGRFAGPMVVSMRPYREDQIDRVVEITGRYPTMHGAPIHVGDPAALGITDLSRPDFGDCVTIADDELPVFWACGVTPQLALLAAAPEIALTHSPGCMFVTDWKEDEFCTT, encoded by the coding sequence ATGACCACCACCGCCTCACTAGTTGCCGCTCACCCGCGCGATGTCCGTGCCGCGGCCCGCGCCGGTAGCCTGACCGGTTTCACGGCAGGCCTTGCGCGCGGTTACGTGCAAGCGAACGTGGTCATTCTTCCGGCCCGTGACGCCAACGACTTTGCCGAATTCTGCCGGCTGAACGGCCGCCCCTGTCCGCTATTGGAACAAACCGCGCCGGGCAACTTCGAACCCGCGCGCAGTGCCCCAGGCGCCGACCTGCGCCGCGACGTACCGCGCTACCGGGTGTTTCGCCACGGTCACGCCGAAGAAGGCGAGCCGACCGACGTCGTATCGCTCTGGCGTGACGATTTCGTCGGCTTTCTGTTGGGCTGCTCGTTCACGTTCGAAACGGCACTCCAGGCGGCGGGCCTGCCGGTGCGTCACATTCAAGAGCAGCGCAACGTGCCGATGTATCGCACGTCGATCGATTGTTACCCTGCGGGCAGATTCGCCGGACCAATGGTGGTAAGCATGCGCCCGTATCGCGAGGATCAGATCGACCGCGTGGTCGAGATCACGGGCCGTTATCCGACGATGCACGGCGCGCCAATTCACGTGGGTGATCCGGCCGCTTTGGGGATTACCGATCTATCGCGGCCCGACTTCGGTGATTGCGTAACGATCGCGGACGACGAGCTGCCGGTATTCTGGGCTTGCGGTGTGACGCCGCAACTGGCTTTGCTGGCCGCGGCGCCCGAGATTGCCCTCACCCACAGCCCTGGCTGCATGTTCGTCACGGATTGGAAGGAGGACGAGTTTTGCACGACGTAA
- a CDS encoding cysteine desulfurase-like protein: protein MHDVSIAGKVAPLDVVACRKQFPALAREIGGRSAVYFDGPAGSQVPLSVIDAISRYLVECNANHGGLFATSLDSDRMLATAREAVADFLGTGDPNLVAFGANMTTLTFALSRALARTWKTDDEIIVTRLDHDANVTPWVLAARDAGATVRHLSVRPDDCTLDLDEFRALLSPRTRLVAVGCASNAVGTVNPVTEMVELAHQTGALVFLDAVHYAPHRLIDVDGWGCDFLACSAYKFFGPHVGVLWGRRELMETLPAYKLRPAGDMLPDRWMTGTQSHEGIAGTLAAVEYLADLGRSVDPSRAARRAAITAAFAAITTYETQLAARLLSGLAELPRFAVWGIPGTARLGERVPTVAIKHAELTARDVAARLAEQGIFVWHGNFYALPLTEALGLEPEGVVRIGLLHYNTTDEVDRLLAALAELG, encoded by the coding sequence TTGCACGACGTAAGTATCGCCGGTAAGGTTGCCCCGCTGGATGTGGTTGCCTGTCGCAAACAGTTTCCTGCGCTCGCGCGCGAGATCGGCGGGCGATCGGCGGTTTACTTCGACGGGCCGGCCGGCAGCCAGGTGCCGCTGTCGGTCATCGACGCGATTTCTCGATACCTGGTTGAGTGCAACGCCAACCATGGTGGTTTGTTCGCCACGAGTTTGGACAGCGACCGGATGCTGGCCACCGCCCGCGAGGCCGTGGCCGATTTTCTGGGCACCGGCGACCCGAATCTCGTCGCCTTCGGCGCGAATATGACCACGCTCACTTTCGCGCTGAGCCGGGCGCTAGCGCGCACCTGGAAAACGGATGACGAGATTATCGTCACGCGGCTGGATCACGACGCGAACGTCACCCCCTGGGTACTGGCCGCGCGTGACGCCGGCGCCACGGTGCGTCACCTGAGCGTGCGGCCGGACGATTGCACGCTCGACCTCGATGAATTTCGTGCGCTGCTGTCGCCGCGCACGCGGCTGGTCGCGGTGGGCTGCGCCTCGAACGCCGTCGGCACGGTCAATCCCGTGACCGAAATGGTCGAGCTTGCGCACCAGACCGGCGCGCTGGTGTTCCTCGACGCGGTACATTACGCGCCGCATCGGCTGATCGACGTCGACGGCTGGGGATGCGATTTCCTGGCCTGCTCGGCGTATAAGTTTTTTGGCCCGCACGTGGGTGTGCTATGGGGCCGGCGCGAGTTAATGGAAACGCTGCCGGCCTACAAACTACGACCGGCGGGCGATATGCTGCCCGACCGCTGGATGACCGGCACACAAAGCCACGAAGGGATCGCGGGCACACTGGCGGCCGTGGAATACCTGGCCGATCTCGGGCGCAGCGTCGACCCTTCGCGCGCGGCACGCCGGGCCGCGATCACGGCAGCCTTTGCCGCGATCACGACGTACGAAACGCAGCTTGCCGCGCGATTGCTCTCGGGCCTGGCCGAGTTGCCGCGATTTGCAGTGTGGGGCATCCCTGGCACGGCACGGCTTGGCGAGCGCGTGCCAACCGTGGCGATCAAGCACGCGGAACTCACGGCGCGCGACGTGGCAGCGCGATTGGCCGAGCAGGGCATTTTCGTCTGGCACGGTAACTTCTACGCGCTGCCGCTGACCGAGGCGCTCGGACTCGAGCCCGAGGGGGTCGTGCGGATCGGCCTTTTGCATTACAACACGACTGACGAAGTCGACCGGCTGCTGGCCGCATTGGCGGAGCTTGGTTAG
- a CDS encoding DUF971 domain-containing protein has protein sequence MPVHPTKLSLLADGAVRIEWSDGVTRRYPVRELRDECPCATCRELRAAPPPPATSLTVLSQAETQPLKLTSMKPVGHYAYSIEFSDGHDSGIYTFDLLREIGEETS, from the coding sequence ATGCCCGTTCATCCAACGAAACTTTCCTTGCTCGCCGACGGGGCCGTGCGCATCGAGTGGAGCGACGGCGTGACGCGTCGCTACCCGGTCCGCGAGCTGCGCGACGAATGCCCTTGCGCGACGTGCCGTGAACTGCGGGCCGCACCGCCACCGCCCGCGACGTCGCTTACGGTGCTATCACAGGCCGAAACTCAGCCGCTGAAGCTGACGAGCATGAAGCCGGTCGGACATTACGCCTATTCAATCGAATTCAGCGACGGCCACGACTCAGGCATTTACACGTTCGACCTGCTACGCGAAATCGGCGAAGAGACGTCGTGA
- a CDS encoding phenylacetate--CoA ligase family protein translates to MPIASPESRRRLESLDPAQLAAHQLERLNALLAEILPANAFYATKLASATLPLVSLHQLSELPYTFKDELLGPPGSGGWAANLTWPRERYVRYHQTSGTRGRPLAVLDTADDWQWWMDCWNHILDAAGVTHQDVAFFAFSFGPFVGFWSAHDAALARGCQVVPGGGMNTLARLDLMRATEATVVFCTPSYALHLAETARHRNIDLGAFPVRVLVLAGEPGGSVPAVRHRIEDAWQAHVFDHAGATEIGPWGFADEAARGLYVNEAQFLAEFRPLDHAGSAQEGDLAELVLTTLGRAGSPVIRYRTGDLVRPTWPDDRATRFVLLEGGVLGRVDDMMIIRGVNIFASALDQILRSFPEVSEYRVTARKGGEMDQLFVEIEDHLDKPQRVAEELQLRLGLKVEVAVVPLGTLPRFEGKGARIFDER, encoded by the coding sequence ATGCCGATCGCGTCACCCGAAAGTCGCCGCCGCCTGGAATCGCTCGATCCGGCCCAGTTGGCCGCGCATCAGCTCGAGCGCCTGAACGCACTTCTGGCGGAGATCCTGCCGGCGAATGCCTTCTATGCGACCAAACTCGCCTCGGCGACGCTGCCGCTAGTGTCGCTCCACCAACTCAGCGAACTTCCCTACACGTTCAAGGACGAATTGCTCGGGCCGCCGGGGTCGGGGGGATGGGCCGCTAATCTAACCTGGCCGCGCGAACGCTACGTGCGCTATCACCAGACCTCGGGCACGCGCGGCCGGCCGCTGGCCGTGCTCGATACGGCCGATGACTGGCAGTGGTGGATGGATTGCTGGAATCACATCCTCGACGCGGCGGGCGTCACGCATCAGGATGTCGCGTTCTTCGCCTTCTCGTTCGGGCCGTTCGTTGGTTTCTGGAGCGCACACGACGCGGCGCTGGCGCGCGGCTGCCAGGTGGTTCCCGGCGGGGGAATGAATACGCTGGCGCGGCTCGACCTGATGCGCGCCACCGAGGCCACGGTCGTCTTCTGCACGCCCAGCTACGCGCTGCACTTGGCCGAAACGGCACGGCACCGCAACATCGACCTGGGCGCCTTTCCCGTGCGCGTGCTGGTGCTGGCCGGCGAGCCAGGCGGATCCGTTCCGGCCGTGCGCCATCGCATCGAAGACGCCTGGCAAGCCCATGTGTTCGACCATGCCGGCGCCACGGAAATCGGCCCCTGGGGTTTTGCCGACGAAGCGGCGCGCGGGCTATACGTTAATGAGGCCCAATTCCTCGCCGAGTTCCGCCCCCTCGATCACGCCGGGTCCGCGCAAGAGGGTGATCTCGCCGAGTTAGTGCTCACCACGCTCGGCCGCGCCGGCAGCCCCGTCATCCGCTATCGCACAGGCGACCTGGTTCGTCCCACCTGGCCCGACGATCGCGCCACGCGCTTCGTGCTCTTGGAAGGGGGCGTGCTGGGCAGGGTCGACGACATGATGATCATTCGCGGCGTGAATATCTTCGCCAGCGCGCTCGATCAGATTCTGCGCAGCTTTCCCGAGGTCTCGGAGTATCGCGTGACCGCGCGTAAAGGCGGCGAGATGGACCAGTTGTTCGTCGAGATCGAAGATCATCTCGACAAGCCGCAGCGGGTGGCCGAAGAATTACAATTGCGGCTGGGCCTGAAGGTCGAGGTGGCCGTTGTTCCGCTAGGGACGCTGCCGCGGTTCGAAGGCAAAGGGGCGCGAATCTTCGACGAACGATGA